A window of Cydia pomonella isolate Wapato2018A chromosome 25, ilCydPomo1, whole genome shotgun sequence genomic DNA:
CAGAGCGTCTAGAAGCAGAAATGAAACAATCGCCGCAGTCTTCGCAGCGATAAGGTTTTTCACCTGTGTGACGGCGTCTATGGTACACGGCAGCCATTTTGGAAACTAATTTCGCCCCGCAGATATCACAGGCGAAGTTACGCTCCCTAGTATGCACAACACTATGCTCAGCTAATCGCGCTGGAGTGTAAAAACGCTTTCCACACCATTGACATTGGTGGGGACGCACGTCCATGTGTATCCATAGTATATGATTCTTCAATTGTGGACGGGACGTGTAAGTTTTCTTGCAATAATCACAGGTAAATTGAGCTGGGTCGCGAATGTTCGAGCGCCTGTTTCTCGGTACGGTGTCTCTATCAGGTTTCGCGTCCGGTTCACATTTAGATCTATGTTCCCTATAGCAAGCTCTGTTGGTGAACTGTACCCCGCACGTTCTACAGGTGCGTACGGCGTGCATTTGCGCATGGGTTTCGAAAGAAGCATTTCTTTGAAACGTTCTCCCACAATCTCCACAAGTTAAGCCAGTTTTATGCGCTTTCTTCTCGTGTTTTTTAGCTTCGATATCATTGTTGAAAATCGCAGGACACTCCTTACACACGAACGCGGTTTCTCTATGGACTTTCACTAAATGATCTCGCATCTGTTTGCCTCTAAGAACAATAGCCCCACAAGTCGTACAAGCGTCTTTCTGACCGCTATTTTTAAAGTGCACGTTCAAATAATAAGGACTTATGAATTCCTTCCCACAGTCCGTGCATTTACATGGCGGCCCTGAGCGGTGGACTCTTGGTTTTTTTTCATCACTCTTCTTTCTGTTAATTCTAGTTTTAAGTCTGTTTAATGGAGTTGTTTTATCATTTATAGTGTAGTCTTTGGCTATTTGTAT
This region includes:
- the LOC133531705 gene encoding gastrula zinc finger protein XlCGF26.1-like isoform X2, which encodes MNRQVDVKALVSHIVRGDGLDKCRICMGDTTEGQVYLGDTVMMDGERPVTLSELLEIITGIELTEEPLCPPGVCAACAAGAVAAHGLRALVADSRRMWAAAVTQLGVLPLHQTPTVKSLCAFIRSDNLNIQIAKDYTINDKTTPLNRLKTRINRKKSDEKKPRVHRSGPPCKCTDCGKEFISPYYLNVHFKNSGQKDACTTCGAIVLRGKQMRDHLVKVHRETAFVCKECPAIFNNDIEAKKHEKKAHKTGLTCGDCGRTFQRNASFETHAQMHAVRTCRTCGVQFTNRACYREHRSKCEPDAKPDRDTVPRNRRSNIRDPAQFTCDYCKKTYTSRPQLKNHILWIHMDVRPHQCQWCGKRFYTPARLAEHSVVHTRERNFACDICGAKLVSKMAAVYHRRRHTGEKPYRCEDCGDCFISASRRSEHAKRKHGKGPRLHCTRCPSSFVRIHELRRHIEKAHSHVVPVYAFPKTEPTES